One window of Bos indicus isolate NIAB-ARS_2022 breed Sahiwal x Tharparkar chromosome 18, NIAB-ARS_B.indTharparkar_mat_pri_1.0, whole genome shotgun sequence genomic DNA carries:
- the LOC139177374 gene encoding zinc finger and SCAN domain-containing protein 5B-like, whose product MANNQRKGRGPVADSPGAESPASAPRQGTRRENPDSDLEVLRVRFRTFSSSDESDPINALRRLRELCGLWLRPDLHTKEQMVDRLVLEQFVMCMPPDIQVLVKSSGAETCKDLEEVLRKKQKLTKWAVVRVQGEDFLMPVSGVEMLGSEVNEGHSERDQAREPQSTINVVPPDEGQQESQDVQHLPGGKDLSRGQLQKALPPETIPETDELEGQTPSREYLVKDLLEDTGVTRTLSSQEPELLQDREGDVSTPSGSRRGPLKNRRHVKRKRDSSPTCQDVCQEAATCLDKGEFSGQLRSHSVGASGTGGPTSLPEGAETPGRAPSECSVCKKSFPYQSQLTLHQRTHTGERPFQCDICAKGFIQPSDLRVHQRIHTGEKPYSCDVCLKNFAHNSTLRAHKRTHTQEKPFRCEHCDRAFGHRGNLSVHQRTHSGLKPYVCPECQRAFRQLGTFKRHRKIHSR is encoded by the exons ATGGCTAATAACCAGAGAAAGGGTCGTGGCCCCGTCGCCGACAGCCCCGGAGCAGAGTCGCCAGCGTCTGCGCCACGCCAAGGCACCCGAAGGGAAAACCCCGACTCCGACCTTGAAGTGTTGCGGGTCCGCTTCAGAACATTTAGCAGCTCGGACGAATCCGACCCGATCAACGCTCTGAGGAGGCTCCGTGAACTCTGCGGTCTGTGGCTGAGGCCGGATCTTCACACCAAGGAGCAGATGGTGGACAGGCTGGTGCTGGAGCAATTCGTGATGTGCATGCCACCGGACATCCAGGTCTTAGTCAAAAGTAGTGGTGCCGAGACTTGTAAGGATCTGGAAGAGGTgctgagaaagaagcagaaactgaCGAAATGG GCTGTAGTCCGTGTCCAAGGCGAGGATTTTTTGATGCCAGTCTCGGGTGTTGAGATGTTAGGATCTGAGGTCAATGAAGGGCACAGTGAGAGAGACCAagccagggagccccagtctACAATCAATGTCGTCCCTCCAGATGAGGGCCAGCAGGAAAGCCAAGACGTGCAGCATCTGCCAGGAGGCAAGGACCTGTCGAGGGGGCAG CTCCAGAAAGCTCTCCCACCAGAGACCATTCCTGAAACAGATGAACTGGAGGGTCAGACGCCCTCCAGGGAGTACTTGGTGAAGGACCTGCTGGAAGACACAGGAGTGACAAGAACCCTTTCGTCTCAAGAGCCTGAACTTCTACAGGATCGTG AGGGAGACGTTTCCACTCCGAGTGGATCCAGACGAGGTCCTCTGAAGAATCGCAGACATGTCAAAAGGAAGCGGGACAGCAGTCCAACTTGCCAAGACGTGTGTCAAGAAGCAGCCACGTGTTTGGACAAAGGAGAGTTCTCAGGACAGCTTCGGTCCCATTCCGTTGGTGCATCTGGCACCGGGGGACCCACCAGTCTTCCTGAGGGAGCAGAAACCCCGGGACGGGCACCCTCTGAATGCAGCGTCTGCAAAAAGAGCTTTCCTTATCAATCTCAGCTTACCTTGCaccagaggacacacacaggagagaggCCCTTTCAATGCGACATATGTGCCAAAGGGTTCATACAGCCTTCAGACCTGCGGGTTCACCAGCGGATCCACACTGGCGAGAAACCCTACAGCTGTGATGTCTGCCTCAAGAACTTCGCCCACAACTCCACACTGCGTGCTCACAAGAGGACCCACACCCAGGAGAAGCCTTTCCGCTGTGAGCACTGTGACAGAGCTTTCGGCCACCGAGGGAACCTCAGTGTTCACCAACGCACCCACTCTGGGCTCAAGCCGTACGTGTGCCCCGAGTGTCAAAGGGCCTTCCGTCAGCTGGGGACTTTCAAACGCCACCGGAAAATCCATTCCAGATGA
- the LOC139177372 gene encoding zinc finger and SCAN domain-containing protein 5B-like, with product MAENQTRGRGPFVDSPGAGSPASAPHKDTRRENPDSDLEKLRVHFRTFSSSDESDPIKALRRLHELCSLWLRPDLHTKEEMVDRLVLEQFVMCMPPDIQVLVKSSGAETCKDLEEVLRKKQKLTKWAVVRVQGEDFLMPVSGVEMLESEVSERHGEGDGDMEPQSTVSVVPSDEGQQESQDGQHLSGAKDLLRVQGQKALPPETIPETGELEGQTPSKENLQKDVLEDTGVTRTLSSQEPELLQDREGDVSTPSGSRRGPLKNRRHVKRKRDSTPTCKDVGKEAATCLDQGEFSGQLGSHSVGAFGNVGPTILPEGAETPGRARSECKVCKKSFPYQSQLTLHQRRHTGERPFKCDICAKGFIQPSDLRVHQRIHTGEKPYSCDICLKKFTHNSTMHAHKVTHTQEKPFRCEHCDRAFGYRANLSVHQRTHSGLKPYVCPECHRAFSQLGSFKRHRKIHSR from the exons ATGGCTGAGAACCAGACAAGGGGTCGTGGCCCCTTCGTGGACAGCCCCGGAGCAGGGTCGCCAGCGTCTGCGCCACACAAAGACACCCGAAGGGAAAACCCCGACTCTGACCTGGAAAAGTTGCGCGTCCACTTCAGAACGTTTAGCAGCTCGGACGAATCCGACCCGATCAAGGCTCTGAGGAGGCTCCATGAACTCTGCAGTCTGTGGCTGAGGCCGGATCTTCACACCAAGGAGGAGATGGTGGACAGGCTGGTGCTGGAGCAGTTCGTGATGTGCATGCCACCGGACATCCAGGTCTTAGTCAAAAGTAGTGGTGCCGAGACTTGTAAGGATCTGGAAGAGGTGCTGAGAAAGAAGCAAAAACTGACGAAATGG GCTGTAGTCCGTGTCCAAGGCGAGGATTTTTTGATGCCAGTCTCAGGTGTTGAGATGTTAGAATCTGAGGTCAGTGAGAGGCACGGTGAGGGAGACGGAGACATGGAGCCTCAGTCTACAGTCAGTGTCGTCCCTTCAGACGAGGGCCAGCAGGAAAGCCAAGACGGGCAGCATCTGTCAGGAGCCAAGGACCTGTTGAGGGTGCAG GGCCAGAAAGCTCTCCCGCCGGAGACCATTCCTGAAACAGGTGAACTGGAGGGTCAGACGCCCTCCAAGGAGAACTTGCAGAAGGACGTGCTGGAAGACACAGGAGTGACAAGAACCCTTTCGTCTCAAGAGCCTGAACTTCTGCAGGATCGTG AAGGAGATGTTTCCACTCCGAGTGGATCCAGACGAGGTCCTCTGAAGAATCGCAGACATGTCAAAAGGAAGCGGGACAGCACTCCCACTTGCAAAGACGTGGGTAAAGAAGCAGCCACGTGTTTGGACCAAGGAGAGTTCTCAGGACAGCTTGGGTCCCATTCCGTTGGTGCATTTGGCAACGTGGGACCCACCATTCTTCCTGAGGGAGCAGAAACCCCGGGACGGGCACGCTCTGAATGCAAGGTGTGCAAAAAGAGCTTTCCTTATCAATCTCAGCTTACCTTGcaccagaggagacacacaggagaGAGGCCCTTTAAATGTGACATCTGTGCCAAAGGGTTCATACAGCCTTCAGATCTGCGGGTTCACCAGCGGATCCACACTGGTGAAAAGCCCTATAGCTGTGATATCTGCCTCAAGAAGTTCACCCACAACTCCACGATGCATGCTCACAAAGTGACCCATACCCAGGAGAAGCCTTTCCGCTGTGAGCACTGTGACAGAGCTTTCGGCTACCGAGCGAACCTCAGTGTTCACCAACGCACCCACTCTGGCCTCAAGCCCTACGTGTGCCCCGAGTGTCACAGGGCCTTCAGTCAGCTGGGGTCTTTCA